Genomic DNA from Niabella ginsenosidivorans:
TAACGAACGCCATCAAGTTTTCACCTGAAGATACCACTATTGAATTGCGCAGTAAGCTGACAAAAGGATCTTTGATATTAACTGTGGCTGACAAGGGGATTGGTATTCCCGAAGAAGATCAGCAACATTTATTCGAACGATTTTTCCGCGGATCAAATGCTGCTAATATCCAGGGCACCGGCCTGGGCCTTCATATTGTAAGCAAGTATGCCGAATTGATGGGCGGTACCATTTCCTGTAAAAGCCGGCTTGATGCCGGTACTGTGTTTGAGCTCGGTTTTACGCTTAAGAAAGCTCCCGGTAATAATGAAGATAACTAACTGAATGCAATCGTAAGATTGGGGGAGCCGTACCTGATTGCCAGGGTGTTTAGCGGAAATTCTATAGATTGGCTTTTGAGAAGGAGGGGCTGGTAGCCATCCTATTGCTGCAGCTACACATCTTTAATCCGGGATAGTAAACTTATAAAAGATATTTTCATCTGTTGGAACTCATAGACCAGCCGGTGTATATCCCTTTCCAGCACAGCACATTGAAATTTGCCTGAATTGGTAATTTTTCCCCGATCCGACACTTTTTGTAATAAGATACTGATCTCATGCCTTAACAGATCTATGACCTGATCTTTTTCTACAAAACGTTGCTGGAAGCACTCTGCCTGTTCTATGAACTTCAGATCTACCTGCCCGCTGATGGTTTCCGAAAGCCGGTTCTTTAGAAGAATATTTTCTACCTTAAGTTCATTTAAGGCAACCAGCCATTCAGCGCTTTGTTTTACATAGTAGGATCCATCTGACTGATACTCTTTTTTCATGTTCCGGTAATGATCAAAAATAATCCCGGCCGCCTGATTTCATCGTAACAACTATTATATACAAACATGACAAAAATCATTGTTTATATGATAAGGGGTAATTAAAATACGGGCATTTATGATCTGCTTCCCTTTTATGTCAGTTGAATCCTGTGCCTTTCTTAAAGGGCATGCCCGCAGTCAAAAGACATATAGTTATTTACACTACTTCTATTTCATCTTTAACATCGGTAACCCCGGGTGAGGCCCACGCAGCTCTTTGGATAATATTTTTTTCATGCCAGGATCCGGCCTGCCCCTTCAGTATGACTTTATTACCGGAGGTCTGGATATCTATATTAGCTGCCTGGATATCTGCGTTCCGTTCCAGGGCCCGCTTGATGTCGTCTTTTAAAATGGCTTTGTTAACCACCGGCTTTACCGCAATCAGGTCGGAAATCCCTTTAACACCCTGTAGCAGATCAATGGCATCGTACGCCGCTTTTTTCTGGTATTGCCATTCCACTGCTCCTTCGAGGGTTACCCATCCGTTTTCTACCTTAACCCTGATCTTATCCTTTGGAACAAGGGTATGATAACGAAATGCTGCGATGATAGCCGCAGCCACCTCGGTATCGTTGCTGTTATCTTCAGGCCATCTATCCACATTGATGTCGATAGCCACTGCTTTTACACCTTTTACCCTTTTAGCAACCAGCTCCGCCTGGGTTTTCTTTGCAAAGCTGTCCACATTGCCGGAGAGTGTTACTACTCCATTATGCACAGCTACTCCTATTTCTGTGGCATTCAATACCGGCTCCCATTGTAATTCAGCCAGTACGTCTTCCCGGATCTTTTTGTCTGATTTCATAAAGCGCTGTTTAATTGTCTGAAAACAGGTGCATGTTAAGAACACCATTGTAGAATAAAGATAGATTTGTGTGCAGGGTTTTACAATGATTCCGGTCAACCGGGATCATGATGCTGATGATCCTGCCGGCAGCCGTTGTTCTGCCTGCACCATATTTTTGATACCCTGCAACAATGCATCGGGATTAAAGGAAATGCTGTCAATTCCCTCCGTTACAAGGAACGCTGCAAAATCCGGATCGTCGCTGGGTGCCTGACCGCACAGCCCTATCTTTTTATTGAATTGCCTGGCCTGGCGGATCATATCCGAAATCATCTTCATCGCTGCCGGGTTCTTTTCCGAAAAGAGCGGCGCAACAATACCGGAGTCCCGGTCAATGCCCAGCGTCAACTGCGTCAGGTCATTGGAGCCAATGGAAAAGCCATCAAAGAGCTGCGCAAACCTGGCTGCCAATAATATATTTGAGGGTATTTCCGCCATCATGTAGATCTCCAGGCCATTTTCCTGTTGTACCAGGCCATTTTCGCGCATAGCAGCAATCACCTGTTTTCCTTCCTCCGGGGTTCTGCAGAAGGGGATCATCAGCTTTACGTTGGTGAATCCCATTTCGTCTCTTACCTTTTTCATAGCAAGGCATTCCAGCCTGAATCCCTCTTTGTACAGGGGATGATAGTACCGCGAAGCTCCACGGAAGCCCAGCATGGGGTTTTCTTCCTGTGGTTCAAACGGGCCGCCTCCTAAAAGATGTGCATATTCGTTGGTCTTAAAGTCGCTCATTCTTACAATTACGTCTTTAGGATAAAAGGCAGCGGCTATCTTCCCTACTGCTAGTGCCAGTTTGTCAATAAAGTACTGCTGCTTATCGCTGTATCCTGTTGTTAAATGAGCAATCTGCTCTTTCACCAGCACGTCTTCAAGTATAGCAAACTTTACCAGTGCCATAGGATGAATACAGATGGCATTATTGATAATGAATTCCATACGCAGCAGCCCGACTCCCCTGTTCGGATAGAAGGACCATTGAAAAACATTGCCGGGGTCGCCGATGATGAGCATCGGCGCTGTTTTACCGGGAAGTTGTATACTGCTTAGGTCTGTTTGTTCTTCGGTCCATTGTGCAGTTCCTTCATAAACACGCCCTTCCCTGCCTTCCGCACAGCTGATGGTGATCTGCATGCCTTCCCGGATCTTTTGTGTGGCGTTGCCGCAACCTACCACTGCGGGGGTGCCCATTTCTCTTGCGATGATGGAGGCATAACTGGTACGGCCACCTTTATCTGTAATAATGCCCTGTACCTTTTTCAGAAAGGGGGCCCAATCGGGACTGGTAAGCCCGGTAACCAGGATGTCGCCGGGTTGCAGTTTTGCCGCATCGGCAGGGTTGGCCAATACTCTTGCTCTTCCGGAAACGATCTTGCTGCCTACGGCCATGCCGCTGGTGATCAGCGGGTAACTGCCTTTTAGCCTGTAAATATGTTGCACCGGCCACTGCCGGCGGCTGTGTACCGTCTCCGGCCGGGCCTGTAAGATGAACAATTCCTGGGTGGTGCCGTCTTTGGCCCATTCAAGGTCCATCGGTTTTTCGTAGTGTTCCTCTACGATCACCGCCCAGCGTGCCAGTTGCATCACTTCTTTATCCTCCAGCACAAACAGGGCCCTCATACCTTCCGGTGTATCCATATTTATGGTACCGGTGCCCTCCTTTACTTCTGCATACCGCATCCATTTTTCCTTGGAACCCAGGTTCTTTTCCACTATGGCGTATTTATTTTGCTTTAATGTTGGTTTAAACACCAGGAATTCATCCGGGGTAACGGTGCCCTGTACCATGTTTTCTCCCAGTCCCCATACGCCGGCTATATGTACTGTATTGCGGAACCCTGTCTCGGGCTCCAGTGTAAAACAAACACCGGAACAGCCTTTATCGGCGCGTATCATTTTTTGTATTCCCGCAGACAGGGCAATTTTGTCATGTGGAAAGCTGTTCTCATTACGGTATTTGATCGCCCGGTCTGTATACAGGGATGCAAAGCATTCCTGCACTGCCTGTAATAAGGATTGCTCGTCACGTATATTCAGGAAAGACTCATGCAGCCCGGCGAAGCTGGCCTCAGGCAGGTCTTCTGCAGTGGCGCTGCTTCTTACAGCCACAGCCGCTATTTCAGGGCCGTTTAGTTTCCGGTAGGCAATACAAAGCTCTTCCCGGAGGCTTTGCGGGAGCTGCGCCGAGATCAATAACCCGCGACAGGCCTTGCCTATTTCAGCAAGGTTATCATAGGTCGTTGTATTCAATGTTGCCAATATCCGTTTAAGAGGATACCCCAGTTTATTTTCCCGGATGAAGATATGGAAGGCTTCGGCGGTAGTAGCAAAACCGTCGGGTACGTTTATACCTGCAGAAGAAAGCCGGCCCTTCAGTTCTCCCAAAGAAGCATTCTTGCCACCAACCAAAGCAATATCCGCTATGCCTGTTTCAGAAAAAAACTTAATAAAATGCATCGTACAATAATTTATACAAAAATGCCGCGGGGCTGAAGGCGCCCCTATGACGGGTATCATCTCAGGATCTGACATCCATCAAATACCGGTCGGTGATCAGCATTGGTACGGAAAATGATCCGCGTCATTTTATATATGTTATGCCCGGTTTTATTTTGTAAAAAACTTTAAGTTTATAATTAAAAAGTATAGGTATGAAACAACTTGAAAATAAAGTGGCTATTGTCACCGGCGGCGGTTCCGGTATCGGCGCTGCTACGGCCCGCCTTTTTGCAGCAGAGGGAGCCAAAGTAATTGTATCTGATATTCATGAAGATGCCTGTTTAAAGGTGGTGCAGCAAATAACCGAAGCCGGGGGCCAGGCTTATGCTGTGCGGGCAGATGTGAGCGACCCCCGGCAATGTGAATCCCTGGTCGCCGCCACCCTGGCACAATATCATCAGCTGGATATAGCTTTCAACAATGCGGGGATCGGCGGAGAAAGTAATCCTGTAGCAGATATGAGCATTGATGGCTGGAACAAAGTGATCAGCGTTAATTTAAGCAGCGTGTTTTATTGCATGAAATATGAAATACCGGCGCTGCTGGCCAATGGAGGAAGTATTGTAAATATGGCTTCCATTTTAGGAGCCGTAGGCTTTGCCGGTTCTGCGGGCTATGTGGCAGCAAAACACGGAGTGATCGGCCTTACCCAGACATCAGCTATTGAGTATGCAGCCAAAGGTATTCGAATTAACGCAGTAGGTCCGGGCTTTATTGATACCCCTTTATTAAGTTCGGCCGGTATGGATACGGAAATGAAACAGCAACTGATAGCACTGCATCCGGTTGGCCGGTTGGGCAAAGCGGAGGAGGTTGCAGCGCTGGTGCTGTGGCTGAGCACAGAGAAAGCTTCTTTTATACAGGGTGCGTATTATCCCATAGACGGGGCCTATTTATGCCGGTAAGGCATTTATTATCCAGATGCTCACCTTTTGTATATGAACAACAAAACAAATATCCGCCATTGGGAAAGCGCTCATAATGACTGGTTGCGCACTCTGGATTTTTATAAAGAAGAGATCGGTATTCTGAATAACCGGCTGAAAGAAATTGCAGGAAAAAATACCGGTAAAGAAGTTGGGATGCAGGTGGAGCATTTTCAGAATGCATTTATCCTGCCTTGCGATTATATCGAAGAGCAGGAACATGCGATCCATTTGAACCTGGCTGAGATTGCCGGAAAATCACCACGCAGCAGGGATTTATATCCAATCAGGTGCTGCTACAGACCGTTCAGGATCGCGGGCACGCGATTGCGCCGGTTTAATGTTTCAAAGGTATAAATTGCTTGAACGTATCGCCACGTAACCCAATCCTTAATGTTTCCAATGGGATAACATCATCCGGGGCTATATTGCCCAGGTTTACATTAGGGCCAAGCAAACTTATGAACCAGGCCTGCTGCGATTTATTCGGCGCTTCCCAAAGTATTTTGTCGTTAGGAATATTTTTTAATATTTTGTTGACCAGGGCAGAGTGGGCATTACCATTAGGGCGATAGATACCAACGGTACCGCTTTCTCTCGATTCGGCAATTACCTTCCATGCCCCGCATTCTATTTCTTTACTCATCATCGAAATCCACAGGTTGGGACGGATGATTAAACCCGCTTCTTTGGAGCCGACTTCTGACAGTACGGTAAATTCCTTTGACAGTTCTTTTATATAATGGCATTTTTTCTCATGAGGCATTTGCAGTGAGCCATCAGACACTTCAACATATTCCATTTTGAGGTTGCTTACAAGACGGCGATAATCATCAAACATATCCCGTACAATAAAAGCTTCAAAAAGAGTTCCTCCAAAATAGGTTTTTATTCCGGCCTCGTGGTATAGGTCCAGTTTCTTATTCAGTTCTTTGGTTAAAAGGGAGGTGCCGAAACCCAGTTTAACAATATCCGTATATTCATCGCTGACACTTACCAGGTCCTCGGCCTGGCGCAGGCTAAGCCCCTTGTCCATTACCATTGTTATGCCACTTTCCCGTGGCTTATCACTTCTTTCCGGCAATCCGGGTAGTTCAAAGTTCCGCATTTGTTCTCTGTGAATTTAAGCTGAAATACAGGAGAGGTGAAAGCATATAACAATAGCTTTCGCCATAAAACGATAGGGATGTGTGTAGAAACCTGCCATGAAGCCGGCTTATTATCTTTGATGTCAGATCTCGTCATCGGGGGCAATATTACGTTTTTATTAGGGTCTTACAAATTTTTATGCCGGTCCTGGCAGGTTGAGAATGCCGTTAAGCACCGTTATGGGGAGTCTTTTAAAAACAGGTGATCAATGCTGGCCCGTTTTGATCGTCCTGGAGAGGAGGAGGTTAATGCGGGAAGCTGTCGATAAATTTAATTTCCATTATTTTCTGCTCAAAATCACTGGCTGGAACCAGCGCCCGTGACTTGATCCGCATTTTATAAGTATATACTGTGCTGACGCTGTAACCCAGTATCTGGGCGATGGTTGCATGTTCCTTTATCCCCAGGCGCATTAAAGCAAATATCCTGAGCGTAGCATTGAGCGTTTCCCCTGACTTTGGCCAGATCTGATCTTCCTTTTTTAAAAGCGCATTAAAGGAGGTGATAAAATTGGGGAACAGCGTTAGAAAAACCGTATCCAGCATATGGTATAAATGCTCTTTTTCTTTTTCGACATGAATGTTGTTTAAAAACAGGTTGACGTCCTTATATTTTCCCAGCTTGATATTGTGCAGGGTCTTGTGCTTTATATTCCCCAGCGTTTCTATATAGGAGGAGCAGGTTTTAAAAAATAACCCGATGAGCTCTTCCTTTATTTTAGAAGACTCCCATAGCTTTTGATTGACGTTCTCCAGTTCGCTGTTTTTTTCTTTTATTTCCAGTTCGCTGGCTTTGATCCGTAATAGTTGTTTGCGGTAAATGACCAGCAGAAAGAACAGGACAACCGCAACGATCAAAAAGGTCAGGAAACCTATGAGCAGTTTATCTTTCTGGTGTTGTTTTTCATCGATCAGCTTAGCCGCGATCACCGGTAATATGGATTCGATCTGTACCGCGCGGTTCCTGGCGCCGTAAAAATGGGCATTACGGGCAGCTTCCTGCATAAAGAGATAAGCATCATTGGTCCTGTTGAGTTTAAACAGTTCCTGCCCCAGCAGGAATATGGCCAGTGTTTCTTTGGTAGAGGAACGGATATCATTGATGGCAGCAAGGGCAAGGAAAAGGATCCGGTCCTCGCCCGTATAGGCAAAGCTGATCCTGGTAGCAACCATCGCTATACTATGTTCAGGCAGTTGATGCCGGATAATGGTATTATAGAAAAAATCAGGTGTCTTTTTTTTTTGTTTTATCGAGTCCGGAAGAAAGGCCAGGTTAATGGTTCGCTCAAAATCATTGGGAGGAGTAACGATCTCGGCTTTCTTAAAATCTTCCTTCGATTGCCTGTAATAGCCCTGTGAAAAATGAGCGTCACCATCATAATCGCCGATACCTGCATTCAGTCTGGCCCGCAGGAACAGGTAATCCGTTTTGAGCGCGTTAGGCAACCCGCTGGTATCAATTTGCCCGGTAATATCAAAAGCTTCCTTATAAAACCCGGAATGCAGTAATATACTGCCCAGCAGGATCTTACTGTGGATCAGGCTGTCCTTTTTCTGAAATCGCTCCGAAAGATCGATCATCTTTTTAACATAAACAAAGGCAGAATCAAACTTAAAGGAACGGTATTCTTCAAAGATCTCTGAAGAAAGATTGAACTGCGTGTTAAACTGGGTACTATCGGTATGAAGCAACGCCCCCCGCAGCATAGCGATCCGCTTTTCTTTGGCCTGATCATAATGGTCTTCCCTGGTCAGTTCAGATTTCAATACTCTTAGCAAGCTGTCTGACCGGATATTTTGAGCAAATCCATTGCAGCTTCCCAGTAAAAAAAATAAAGCAAAAACTATTTTATTCATATAAATAACACACCTTATTAGACAAAATGCGATTCCTTTTTTTTGATATTGTTTTCCACTCCGCTCAAACCCGGCAGCTGCTGTTTTCCAATTCCAGTAAGAAGAGAATGAAACAGCAGATCCGGTGTTTGTCAGCCGTTAAAAGTAGGGCTTTGTTCTGAAATCCGGAAAAAGCGGACCTGTCAACCCTTAGATTTTTTGGCATAAATAAAAATATAATTATTTGATCATCAGTTATTTGCTTTTTTTAGAAGTTGGATTTTTTTACCAGGTCGGGCTTTGCAGGGTATTCCGCTCAATTAGTGATTTACTTTGCCCCGCCAGTTAAAACGCCTGTGACCGGCGTTAGCAGTGCCCATCCTCGGCTGCAGCGATGAACGATAAAATTTCCACGTTTTATGATCCACAACCAGATTGTTATGTCAAGAAAAATTCTACGATTATTAAGTTGTATTGCCCTGATCCTTGCCCAGGCTTATCCTGCCTTTGCACAAAACAGGGTGATCACCGGTAAAGTGATTGATTCCACTACTTCAGATCCTTTGCCCGGGGTGACCATTGCGGTGGAAGGAGGCCGCTCAGGAACTGTTACAGACGCAGATGGCTCGTTCCGGTTGACGGTGCCCCAGTCCGGCCGTATGCTGACCTTTTCTTCCATTAGTTATACTACCCAAACGGTTCCTGTAACGGATCAGAATACCTTGCTTGTGAAGCTGGTTCCGTCAGGACAGGAACTTCAGGACGTGGAAGTTGTCAGCGTGGGTTATGGCACATTGGATAAAAGGGAAGTATCGAGCGCTATAACACATGTAACAGCCAGGGAGCTGAAAACCGTTGCGGGAAACAATCCCTTAATGTCTTTACAAGGTAAAGTGGCAGGGTTAACCATCTCCAATACGGCAACGGCCGATCCCAACTCTTCTCCAAGTATCCAGTTGCGCGGGGTATCGTCCCGCAGCGCAGGACTGGGGCCGTTATATGTCA
This window encodes:
- a CDS encoding BON domain-containing protein, translating into MKSDKKIREDVLAELQWEPVLNATEIGVAVHNGVVTLSGNVDSFAKKTQAELVAKRVKGVKAVAIDINVDRWPEDNSNDTEVAAAIIAAFRYHTLVPKDKIRVKVENGWVTLEGAVEWQYQKKAAYDAIDLLQGVKGISDLIAVKPVVNKAILKDDIKRALERNADIQAANIDIQTSGNKVILKGQAGSWHEKNIIQRAAWASPGVTDVKDEIEVV
- the ppsA gene encoding phosphoenolpyruvate synthase; this translates as MHFIKFFSETGIADIALVGGKNASLGELKGRLSSAGINVPDGFATTAEAFHIFIRENKLGYPLKRILATLNTTTYDNLAEIGKACRGLLISAQLPQSLREELCIAYRKLNGPEIAAVAVRSSATAEDLPEASFAGLHESFLNIRDEQSLLQAVQECFASLYTDRAIKYRNENSFPHDKIALSAGIQKMIRADKGCSGVCFTLEPETGFRNTVHIAGVWGLGENMVQGTVTPDEFLVFKPTLKQNKYAIVEKNLGSKEKWMRYAEVKEGTGTINMDTPEGMRALFVLEDKEVMQLARWAVIVEEHYEKPMDLEWAKDGTTQELFILQARPETVHSRRQWPVQHIYRLKGSYPLITSGMAVGSKIVSGRARVLANPADAAKLQPGDILVTGLTSPDWAPFLKKVQGIITDKGGRTSYASIIAREMGTPAVVGCGNATQKIREGMQITISCAEGREGRVYEGTAQWTEEQTDLSSIQLPGKTAPMLIIGDPGNVFQWSFYPNRGVGLLRMEFIINNAICIHPMALVKFAILEDVLVKEQIAHLTTGYSDKQQYFIDKLALAVGKIAAAFYPKDVIVRMSDFKTNEYAHLLGGGPFEPQEENPMLGFRGASRYYHPLYKEGFRLECLAMKKVRDEMGFTNVKLMIPFCRTPEEGKQVIAAMRENGLVQQENGLEIYMMAEIPSNILLAARFAQLFDGFSIGSNDLTQLTLGIDRDSGIVAPLFSEKNPAAMKMISDMIRQARQFNKKIGLCGQAPSDDPDFAAFLVTEGIDSISFNPDALLQGIKNMVQAEQRLPAGSSAS
- a CDS encoding SDR family NAD(P)-dependent oxidoreductase, which gives rise to MKQLENKVAIVTGGGSGIGAATARLFAAEGAKVIVSDIHEDACLKVVQQITEAGGQAYAVRADVSDPRQCESLVAATLAQYHQLDIAFNNAGIGGESNPVADMSIDGWNKVISVNLSSVFYCMKYEIPALLANGGSIVNMASILGAVGFAGSAGYVAAKHGVIGLTQTSAIEYAAKGIRINAVGPGFIDTPLLSSAGMDTEMKQQLIALHPVGRLGKAEEVAALVLWLSTEKASFIQGAYYPIDGAYLCR
- a CDS encoding phosphosulfolactate synthase, giving the protein MRNFELPGLPERSDKPRESGITMVMDKGLSLRQAEDLVSVSDEYTDIVKLGFGTSLLTKELNKKLDLYHEAGIKTYFGGTLFEAFIVRDMFDDYRRLVSNLKMEYVEVSDGSLQMPHEKKCHYIKELSKEFTVLSEVGSKEAGLIIRPNLWISMMSKEIECGAWKVIAESRESGTVGIYRPNGNAHSALVNKILKNIPNDKILWEAPNKSQQAWFISLLGPNVNLGNIAPDDVIPLETLRIGLRGDTFKQFIPLKH
- a CDS encoding DUF6377 domain-containing protein: MNKIVFALFFLLGSCNGFAQNIRSDSLLRVLKSELTREDHYDQAKEKRIAMLRGALLHTDSTQFNTQFNLSSEIFEEYRSFKFDSAFVYVKKMIDLSERFQKKDSLIHSKILLGSILLHSGFYKEAFDITGQIDTSGLPNALKTDYLFLRARLNAGIGDYDGDAHFSQGYYRQSKEDFKKAEIVTPPNDFERTINLAFLPDSIKQKKKTPDFFYNTIIRHQLPEHSIAMVATRISFAYTGEDRILFLALAAINDIRSSTKETLAIFLLGQELFKLNRTNDAYLFMQEAARNAHFYGARNRAVQIESILPVIAAKLIDEKQHQKDKLLIGFLTFLIVAVVLFFLLVIYRKQLLRIKASELEIKEKNSELENVNQKLWESSKIKEELIGLFFKTCSSYIETLGNIKHKTLHNIKLGKYKDVNLFLNNIHVEKEKEHLYHMLDTVFLTLFPNFITSFNALLKKEDQIWPKSGETLNATLRIFALMRLGIKEHATIAQILGYSVSTVYTYKMRIKSRALVPASDFEQKIMEIKFIDSFPH